One genomic region from Apodemus sylvaticus chromosome 1, mApoSyl1.1, whole genome shotgun sequence encodes:
- the LOC127684201 gene encoding ubiquitin carboxyl-terminal hydrolase 29, giving the protein MAHVKIHALVQIRSTSRSKHTRASQWKEAVIEVVEKKQKVNLVVSFKLEERRRVFPLGDNVTGVTVSGELGLYHLDLTLKDDTSLLINKLSSADVEHLKSFLDSSTPCEFQQPMESESSQDALESSDPFGGEPQEAACGSPSTASESGTLLSRKMPLSMSNTTGSQAEKKREKPGRKRKTEVVASSSSSSVETTTKDILKENTPDQKKKSRRYYSRNRGAKAEKSVTLREQEKRGNWKLEPAFNSKSYGKATLDGTILPIATCSDDRDVSIFGLEIITHHGVQCLPDPYLNQLKREGFPNLGNTCYMNSILQSVFGIPTFAKDLLTQGIPWEKVSYDDLIMPLSQLLVLKDIRDIEIKGELLTSVKKSISTVADTFSGNEQNDAHEFLSLCLDQLKLNMEKVNAMWDTDDRNACAGPANSKRFVCPVGANFEFELHSSIVCEGCGEATLKTEVSNYLSIDLHHGTKTHPLSIQKSFDLFFTPEKIEHNCEKCKNKNSVLKYTLRRLPRVLIVHLKRYQVTTDLLPVKSEQPVEISKYLNISSHCHEDRKPPFPLASTSPMISQGMIPGIFSHSLSSKKVTSVSCDPMILQVGSGVDAEIQSFQIMYEDEDSNDDDDDDDDDEDDDEQQQRDLESGSMLEPELVKTESRILRQKPGAMMADGYSFLPMLCEPMTIHDSGLTEMGLQEVPENPEFKNYEKINIYGKSDGRANTELPKLYQSHGGRIKGPFLPASLASVSSPEDPDKDLSRSPELPEDDPHSFALSSDDSKDVEMEEVDLQHYRLVSVVSHFGSSPNSGHYVSDVYDFQRQAWLLYSDVQVFESSDPSIQENRLNSGYIFFYMHNEIFEELLKKATECKVLCTSKEEKRDIDYFSTLLNGLTYILEEF; this is encoded by the coding sequence ATGGCTCACGTAAAGATACACGCCTTGGTCCAGATCCGCAGCACCAGCCGGAGCAAACACACCCGCGCATCCCAGTGGAAGGAGGCGGTCATCGAAGTGGTGGAGAAAAAGCAGAAAGTGAACCTGGTGGTTTCTTTCAAgttggaagagaggaggagggtttTCCCACTGGGCGATAATGTTACGGGTGTAACCGTTAGCGGGGAGCTGGGACTGTATCATCTGGATTTAACTCTGAAAGACGACACATCCTTACTCATTAACAAGCTGTCCTCTGCAGACGTTGAGCACTTGAAGTCATTTCTGGATTCGTCCACTCCGTGTGAGTTCCAGCAACCCATGGAGTCCGAGAGTAGTCAGGATGCTCTTGAAAGCAGTGATCCGTTTGGCGGCGAGCCCCAGGAAGCAGCCTGTGGGTCCCCGAGTACCGCTTCAGAAAGCGGGACACTGCTCTCCAGAAAGATGCCACTTTCTATGTCAAACACCACAGGCAGTCAGgctgagaagaagagagaaaagccaggcagaaagaggaagacagaggtggtggcatcatcatcatcatccagtGTAGAAACAACAACCAAGGACATTctcaaagaaaatactcctgaccaaaaaaagaaatcccGGCGATATTACTCCAGGAACAGAGGAGCCAAAGCCGAGAAATCTGTGACCTTAAGAGAACAGGAAAAGCGCGGCAACTGGAAACTTGAACCTGCTTTCAATTCCAAATCCTATGGAAAGGCTACCTTAGATGGCACCATCCTTCCGATTGCGACGTGCTCCGATGACAGAGATGTGTCGATATTTGGCCTGGAGATCATAACCCATCACGGAGTCCAGTGTCTCCCTGATCCTTACCTGAATCAGCTGAAACGCGAAGGCTTCCCCAACCTGGGGAACACTTGTTACATGAACTCCATCCTTCAGTCTGTCTTCGGGATTCCGACCTTCGCCAAGGACTTACTCACTCAAGGTATCCCGTGGGAGAAAGTGTCCTACGACGACCTTATCATGCCGCTAAGCCAGCTTCTTGTCTTGAAAGACATTCGGGACATCGAGATCAAGGGAGAGCTACTCACCAGTGTGAAGAAGTCCATTTCCACCGTCGCAGACACATTCTCGGGCAACGAACAGAACGATGCCCATGAGTTTTTGAGCCTGTGTTTAGACCAGCTGAAACTGAACATGGAGAAAGTCAACGCCATGTGGGACACTGACGACAGGAACGCCTGCGCTGGGCCTGCCAACTCCAAAAGGTTTGTGTGTCCCGTTGGTGCTAATTTTGAGTTTGAGCTGCATAGCTCCATTGTCTGCGAAGGCTGTGGGGAGGCTACTCTCAAAACCGAGGTGAGCAATTACCTCTCCATCGACCTGCACCACGGCACGAAGACACACCCTCTGTCAATCCAGAAGTCTTTTGATCTTTTCTTTACACCAGAAAAAATCGAGCATAACTGTGAGAAGTGCAAGAACAAGAATTCCGTTCTCAAGTACACACTGAGGAGACTCCCCAGGGTCCTCATTGTTCATCTGAAACGCTACCAAGTTACCACTGACCTGCTGCCTGTGAAGAGTGAGCAGCCCGTCGAGATTTCtaagtatttaaatatatcttCCCATTGCCATGAAGACAGGAAGCCGCCATTTCCCTTGGCCAGTACATCCCCAATGATCTCTCAAGGGATGATCCCTGGGATCTTCAGCCACTCCTTGTCATCTAAGAAGGTGACTTCAGTATCCTGCGACCCTATGATTTTACAGGTTGGATCCGGTGTGGATGCTGAAATACAAAGCTTCCAGATCATGTACGAGGATGAAGACTCaaatgacgacgacgacgacgacgacgacgacgaggaCGACGACGAGCAGCAGCAGAGAGACCTGGAAAGTGGTTCTATGCTGGAGCCGGAGCTTGTGAAGACAGAAAGCAGGATCCTCAGACAAAAGCCTGGCGCAATGATGGCTGACGGATACAGCTTCCTGCCTATGCTCTGTGAGCCCATGACCATCCATGATTCAGGTCTTACCGAGATGGGTCTTCAAGAGGTTCCAGAGAATCCAGAATTTAAGAACTATGAGAAGATCAACATCTATGGCAAGTCAGATGGCCGTGCTAACACTGAGTTGCCAAAACTCTACCAGAGTCACGGGGGTCGAATCAAGGGCCCATTCCTGCCAGCATCGCTTGCAAGTGTTAGTTCTCCGGAAGATCCAGACAAGGACCTGAGTAGGTCTCCAGAACTGCCAGAAGATGACCCGCACTCCTTTGCATTGAGCTCTGATGATTCCAAAGATGTGGAGATGGAAGAAGTGGATCTTCAGCACTACAGGCTTGTCAGTGTTGTCAGCCATTTTGGAAGCTCCCCAAATTCGGGCCATTACGTAAGCGATGTGTATGACTTTCAAAGGCAAGCTTGGCTCCTTTACAGTGACGTCCAAGTATTTGAGAGTTCAGATCCCTCCATCCAGGAGAACAGGCTCAACAGCGGATACATTTTCTTCTACATGCATAATGAGATTTTTGAGGAACTGTTGAAGAAGGCGACCGAGTGCAAGGTCCTTTGCACTTctaaagaggaaaagagggacaTAGATTACTTCTCCACACTGCTTAACGGCCTTACATACATCCTGGAAGAATTCTAA